A single genomic interval of Symphalangus syndactylus isolate Jambi chromosome 18, NHGRI_mSymSyn1-v2.1_pri, whole genome shotgun sequence harbors:
- the SHISAL2B gene encoding protein shisa-like-2B: MSEASRLCSGYYSLNQSFVEPFQCPRRGEGAALQYCCGFADLKYCCSEPGSYFPYKHSYMWSLSIGALIGLGIAALVLLAFVISVCVLCYLFLYTKPQRLDTGLKLQHLEASSTQEGKSNGETKALNSNAASNATNEIYYEADDIIQEKTMDATQIHIAY, translated from the exons ATGAGCGAGGCCAGCCGGCTGTGCTCCGGCTACTACAGCCTCAACCAGAGCTTCGTGGAGCCCTTCCAGTGCCCCCGGCGCGGCGAGGGGGCCGCGCTCCAGTACTGCTGCGGCTTCGCCGACCTCAAGTACTGCTGCAGCGAGCCGGGCAGCTACTTCCCCTACAAGCACAGCTACATGTGGAGCCTCAG cATTGGTGCCTTGATTGGACTAGGAATTGCTGCCCTTGTTTTACTCGCCTTTGTCATCAGTGTCTGTGTCCTTTGCTATTTATTTCTGTATACAAAGCCTCAAAGATTAGACACTGGCCTTAAGCTTCAACACTTAGAGGCTTCTTCCACTCAAGAAG GCAAGTCAAATGGAGAAACCAAAGCCCTCAATTCAAATGCAGCATCAAATGCAACAAATGAAATATACTATGAAGCTGATGATATAATTCAAGAAAAAACAATGGATGCAACACAAATCCATATTGCTTATTAA